The proteins below come from a single Gimesia alba genomic window:
- a CDS encoding transposase, whose translation MIFVDRHGTPVAIDTESARRSEVKLIEPLLEKITLQNRQPERLVYDKAADSDSLRKRLMEKNIDLICPHRKSRVKPPTQDGRKLPRFKRRWIVERSIAWLHNYRRIVTRWEYHDYLYESFVILGCLFTLLKRF comes from the coding sequence ATGATTTTTGTCGATCGTCACGGGACACCTGTGGCGATCGACACAGAATCGGCCCGTCGTAGCGAAGTCAAGCTGATCGAACCGCTGCTTGAAAAAATCACATTGCAAAATCGACAACCCGAGCGACTTGTTTATGACAAAGCCGCCGATTCGGACTCGTTGCGCAAACGGCTGATGGAAAAGAATATCGATCTGATCTGCCCGCATCGAAAATCGAGAGTCAAACCGCCGACGCAAGATGGTCGAAAGCTTCCACGCTTCAAACGACGTTGGATTGTGGAACGCAGTATTGCCTGGCTCCACAACTATCGTCGCATTGTCACGCGCTGGGAATATCACGATTACCTCTACGAAAGCTTTGTAATTCTTGGGTGTTTATTTACACTATTAAAAAGGTTTTGA